The nucleotide window GTGTAAAGAGACGGAACTCATTATCCTCCATATTGCTCCTGAAAATGAGCAAAATAAAGGATTTCACGGCATGCACCTGCATGAGTTTTCCCGTTACAGCAATATCCTTGAGCTGCACGGCTCAAACATTCGATTTGCGCTGCAGCACGGTGATCCGGCGGCAGGCATTCTTGGTTATGCTGCCGAGCAGCAGGCGGATATGATCATGCTCGGCTCTCACGGCTCCACAGCCCTCACCCGGCTTCTGGTAGGAAGCACTGCAGAAACCGTAATGCGCCAGGCTGAGTGCCCTGTTATGGTAATGAAAACACCTGACAACCAGACAAAAAAACATGGAACAACCTGAATCGAAAACAATGCCAGAGAACATCACAAAGGAAAAAACACCATTGAAAGCATCGAAGCCGGTGCGCATCATTATTGTCGTGATTGCCATTGCCACAGCTGTAATCTGGGGCGGCGGCCGACTCTACCACTCATTCCTCTATGTTGAAACGGATAACGCCCAGATTGAGGGCGATGTCTATCCGGTCATATCGCGCATTCCGGGAAAGGTTCAGGATGTTCTCGTCGATGATAACCGGATAGTAAAAAAAGGGGAAACACTGATCCGGCTTGAAGCTGCGGATTATGAAGTTCGTCGTGACATTGCATCGGCTGCGCTGCAGACTGCCCGCGCCTCCGTTTTGGCGGCAGAAGCAAATGCAAATGCCGCTGCAGCAACCGAGCGCAAGCTCAATGCCGATCTCGGGCGCAACAACAACCTTCGGCGGCAGGACGTTGTATCACAGGCGGAATTCGATGCGGTCCGTGCCGGTGCTGACGCAGCGAAAGCCCAGTATGCTTCAGCGACAAGCCAGCGGGGTGCCGCCGTTGCACAGGTTAAAATGCGTGAGGCGGAACTGCGCAATGCCGAGCTTCAGCTCTCCTACACCACCATAACCGCTCCGGCATCAGGACATATATCCAGAAAGAGTGTTCAGCCGGGGCAGTACGTAGCTCCCGGCCAGCAGCTCATAGCCATTGTGGGAAGCAATAAACTCTGGATTGTGGCAAATTTCAAGGAGACCCAGCTTCAAAAAATCACTCCCGGGCTTCCGGTCATCATCCATGTTGATGCCTATCCTGACAGAGAGTTCAAGGGAAAAATCGAGTCCATCTCATCAGGTACCGGAGCAAAGTTCTCTCTGCTGCCGCCCGACAATGCAAGCGGAAACTTCATCAAGGTGGCACAACGGGTTCCGGTGAAAATTGTTTTTACCGAAACCACGGACAAAGCGCAGCAGCTGGCGGCCGGGATGAACGTAGTAGTTGAGGTGAAGGTAAAATGACCTCCATTGCCCCAATGCTGCCGAATCCGGCCCACACCTATGAGA belongs to Candidatus Chlorobium masyuteum and includes:
- a CDS encoding HlyD family secretion protein; protein product: MEQPESKTMPENITKEKTPLKASKPVRIIIVVIAIATAVIWGGGRLYHSFLYVETDNAQIEGDVYPVISRIPGKVQDVLVDDNRIVKKGETLIRLEAADYEVRRDIASAALQTARASVLAAEANANAAAATERKLNADLGRNNNLRRQDVVSQAEFDAVRAGADAAKAQYASATSQRGAAVAQVKMREAELRNAELQLSYTTITAPASGHISRKSVQPGQYVAPGQQLIAIVGSNKLWIVANFKETQLQKITPGLPVIIHVDAYPDREFKGKIESISSGTGAKFSLLPPDNASGNFIKVAQRVPVKIVFTETTDKAQQLAAGMNVVVEVKVK
- a CDS encoding universal stress protein, with product MTRTLKKIICAVDFSACSDAMISYAAEMGCKETELIILHIAPENEQNKGFHGMHLHEFSRYSNILELHGSNIRFALQHGDPAAGILGYAAEQQADMIMLGSHGSTALTRLLVGSTAETVMRQAECPVMVMKTPDNQTKKHGTT